The following are from one region of the Nicotiana tabacum cultivar K326 chromosome 3, ASM71507v2, whole genome shotgun sequence genome:
- the LOC142175897 gene encoding uncharacterized protein LOC142175897: protein MHDFITEEDSELWDVICDGPYAPTKKVGDPHVTMSKNRKEYNDADRKVVEKNFHAKKILVCGMGHDEYNRISSCQSAKEIWEVLQTTHEGTTQVKQSKIDMLTIEYELFRMKDDEYIQDMHT from the coding sequence ATGCATGACTTTATTACGGAAGAAGATTCCGAGTTGTGGGATGTTATTTGTGATGGTCCTTATGCCCCAACAAAGAAGGTCGGAGACCCTCATGTGACAATGTCAAAGAACAGGAAAGAATACAACGATGCAGATAGGAAAGTTGTAGAGAAAAACTTTCATGCCAAGAAAATTTTGGTGTGTGGCATGGGACATGATGAATACAACAGGATCTCATCTTGTCAATCCgccaaggagatatgggaagTTTTACAAACAACACACGAGGGAACCACTCAAGTAAAGCAATCTAAGATTGACATGCTCACCATTGAGTATGAGCTCTTCAGAATGAAGGACGATGAATACATTCAAGACATGCACACATga